The DNA window GGGGGAATTCAGTAAATACACCCTGCTTTCATTAAAAGACAGGGTGTAATATTGTCTACTGCCTGGTGAAGACAGCCGTTCTTCCAAACAATGGTGTTCCGACATATCCTCTGATTTCCAGTTTATCACCTTTCAGGCTCATAACACTACTGTAGGTTTTTCCACTTTTAGGGTCATATACTTCACCATCCACCCACTTTCCATCTTCGAATGTAAAACCGGTAAGGATTACCATATTTAGTAAGGTCCTGTCTCTCAGGCTGGCATTCTTGTTTTTATTGTCTTTGCGTGGTGTTTTTCCATCGGCCTCAAAGGGTGTTTTCATCCAAACCAGTTTCCCATAATATTTGCCGGATGATTCATAGATGTCCACCTTTCCGTCTTTTTCCGGGTTAAACCACAGACCTTTTATTGCGCTGGCCGCCTGAGCAAATCCTGTCATGCTGGCCAGCGTCAATCCTACTACTAATGCTAATCGTTTCATGTTTAGATTCTTTATGGTAAAATAAAAGCAGGCGACTGATATTTCGTTGAAGGTATACCAA is part of the Chitinophaga flava genome and encodes:
- a CDS encoding DUF2147 domain-containing protein; the encoded protein is MKRLALVVGLTLASMTGFAQAASAIKGLWFNPEKDGKVDIYESSGKYYGKLVWMKTPFEADGKTPRKDNKNKNASLRDRTLLNMVILTGFTFEDGKWVDGEVYDPKSGKTYSSVMSLKGDKLEIRGYVGTPLFGRTAVFTRQ